One segment of Pelomicrobium methylotrophicum DNA contains the following:
- a CDS encoding PAS domain S-box protein, with protein MSLRTRLNLLSTALMVLFLVASGAMMLDNTRKSIREEVRAATKVTVHLLTTVIYSSQFVPHADSQSQVVLNFLNTVGRVRSNEIRYYNNLGDLVYVSPPSTYKAGRYAPQWFSRLVSPQEPPVVLKVSGGILEVIPDPSRATLDAWDDLKGLAWVAALFFVLVNVLVFWVMGRALKPLKTILEGLSHMEQGRLDVRLPDFPLPEMSVISHTFNRMAQALESSMAENRRLALIVQQSGDAIMILDPQGKISFWNPAAERLFGYAPGEILGQPASLLLPEEGRSESGEELAVPLRGGRIDNVETRRVTRDGRVLDVALSAAPLVDPKNGQVIGEIVSLRDITEKKRAEAIARELEQNRRLTQLIQRHVEDERRSLARELHDELGQCATAIKTIGVTIAQRTAERDPEAHTQAKTIVSIAGHLYDLVHNMIRKLRPSALDHLGLPEALQEALDAWRATHPEMEFTLRLEGKLENLGEEVNITVYRIVQECLTNAVKHSGASRAQVQVARGLDAESGEDAVQVTVQDDGRGMGNGNASSRGGYGLLGMRERVQALSGRFWVESRPGEGVRVCAVIPLPAKAKMGAS; from the coding sequence ATGAGCCTGAGGACCCGTCTCAACCTGTTGAGCACCGCGCTCATGGTGCTGTTTCTGGTCGCTAGCGGCGCCATGATGCTCGACAACACGCGCAAGTCCATCCGGGAAGAGGTCCGGGCGGCCACCAAGGTGACCGTGCACCTGCTGACCACCGTCATCTACAGCAGCCAGTTCGTCCCCCACGCCGACTCCCAGTCTCAAGTGGTGCTCAACTTCCTCAACACGGTGGGAAGGGTGCGCTCCAACGAAATCCGCTACTACAACAACCTGGGTGACCTGGTCTACGTCTCACCCCCGTCGACCTACAAGGCCGGGCGCTACGCGCCCCAGTGGTTCAGCCGCCTCGTCAGCCCTCAAGAGCCGCCCGTTGTTCTGAAGGTTTCCGGCGGCATCCTGGAGGTGATCCCGGATCCTTCGCGCGCGACCCTCGATGCATGGGACGACTTGAAGGGCCTTGCCTGGGTCGCTGCCCTCTTCTTTGTGCTGGTCAACGTGCTCGTGTTCTGGGTGATGGGACGCGCGCTCAAGCCCCTGAAGACGATTCTCGAGGGCCTGTCCCACATGGAGCAAGGCCGCCTGGACGTGCGCCTACCCGATTTCCCGTTGCCGGAGATGTCGGTCATCAGCCACACCTTCAACCGGATGGCCCAGGCCCTGGAGAGCAGCATGGCGGAGAACCGGCGCCTTGCCCTCATCGTGCAGCAGTCGGGCGACGCCATCATGATCCTGGATCCCCAAGGCAAGATCAGCTTCTGGAATCCCGCCGCCGAACGGCTGTTCGGGTATGCGCCCGGGGAGATCCTGGGACAGCCGGCCAGCCTGCTTCTGCCTGAGGAGGGCCGCAGCGAGAGCGGGGAGGAGCTCGCCGTGCCGCTGCGCGGCGGGCGCATCGACAACGTGGAAACCCGGCGGGTGACGCGGGACGGGCGAGTGCTGGACGTGGCGCTTTCCGCGGCGCCGCTGGTGGACCCCAAAAACGGCCAGGTGATCGGCGAGATCGTGAGCCTGCGCGATATCACCGAAAAGAAACGGGCGGAGGCCATCGCCCGGGAGCTGGAGCAGAACCGGCGGCTCACCCAGCTCATCCAGCGCCACGTGGAAGACGAGCGTCGAAGCCTCGCTCGGGAGTTGCACGACGAGCTGGGTCAGTGCGCCACGGCGATCAAGACCATCGGCGTGACCATCGCCCAGCGCACCGCCGAGCGCGACCCCGAAGCGCATACGCAAGCCAAAACCATCGTCTCCATTGCCGGGCACCTCTATGACCTGGTGCACAACATGATCCGCAAGCTCAGACCCTCCGCCCTCGATCACCTGGGGCTTCCCGAAGCGCTTCAGGAAGCGTTGGACGCGTGGCGGGCGACTCACCCCGAGATGGAGTTTACGCTGCGGCTCGAAGGCAAGCTGGAAAATCTCGGAGAGGAGGTCAACATCACGGTCTATCGGATCGTCCAGGAGTGCCTGACCAACGCGGTCAAGCACTCGGGCGCTTCCCGCGCGCAGGTACAGGTCGCCCGCGGGCTGGATGCGGAAAGCGGAGAAGACGCAGTGCAGGTCACGGTCCAGGACGACGGCCGGGGGATGGGCAACGGCAACGCTTCGAGCCGGGGCGGCTATGGACTCCTCGGCATGCGGGAACGGGTGCAGGCGTTGAGCGGCCGCTTCTGGGTGGAAAGCCGCCCCGGCGAGGGCGTGCGCGTCTGCGCGGTGATTCCGCTGCCCGCGAAGGCGAAGATGGGGGCAAGTTAG
- the pip gene encoding prolyl aminopeptidase has translation MELYAFPEPYAQGWLPCGIHRIHYEESGNPQGYPVVVVHGGPGSGSNPASRRFFDPRFYRVVLFDQRGCGRSTPLGATEDNTLQHLVADMERLRQYLGVERWLVCGGSWGATLALAYAQAQPEACAGLLLRGIFLGSEEEIRWYLHGLRRFLPEAWETLSRAVPGDGDLLERCHRAVHGADEARAVAAARAWNAYERRAMSLLDPVSSEPPPDERLLAKAKIQTHYLVNRCFLDEDALIRGTPRISHLPCTIVQGRLDLVCPPVSALRLHRAWPLAQLTVVEGGGHSADSPAMGLAMLQAAEAFKRRLEFRP, from the coding sequence GTGGAGCTTTACGCCTTCCCCGAACCCTACGCCCAGGGCTGGCTCCCCTGCGGCATTCACCGCATCCATTACGAGGAAAGCGGCAACCCTCAGGGCTACCCGGTGGTCGTGGTGCATGGGGGTCCCGGGAGCGGTTCGAACCCGGCCAGCCGCCGCTTCTTCGACCCCCGCTTCTATCGGGTGGTCCTGTTCGACCAGCGCGGCTGCGGCAGAAGCACACCCCTCGGTGCCACCGAGGACAACACGCTCCAGCACCTCGTCGCCGACATGGAGCGCCTTCGCCAGTACCTCGGGGTCGAACGCTGGTTGGTCTGCGGCGGCTCCTGGGGTGCCACGCTGGCCCTGGCTTATGCGCAGGCCCAGCCTGAGGCTTGCGCGGGCCTTTTGCTGCGGGGCATCTTCCTGGGCAGCGAGGAAGAGATCCGCTGGTACCTCCACGGGCTGCGCCGATTCCTGCCCGAGGCATGGGAGACTCTGTCCCGGGCGGTTCCCGGTGACGGTGACCTGCTCGAGCGCTGCCATCGGGCGGTGCACGGCGCGGACGAAGCCCGGGCAGTGGCGGCAGCGCGGGCCTGGAATGCCTACGAGCGGCGCGCGATGAGCCTTTTGGACCCGGTTTCCAGCGAGCCCCCGCCGGATGAGCGGCTGCTCGCCAAGGCAAAGATTCAGACCCACTATCTCGTCAACCGCTGCTTCCTGGACGAGGACGCGCTCATCCGCGGCACGCCGAGGATAAGCCACCTCCCCTGCACCATCGTACAGGGTCGGCTGGATTTGGTCTGCCCGCCCGTGAGCGCTCTGCGCCTGCATCGGGCGTGGCCCCTCGCGCAGCTCACCGTGGTCGAGGGCGGGGGCCATTCCGCCGACTCCCCGGCCATGGGCCTAGCGATGCTGCAAGCCGCAGAAGCGTTTAAGCGCCGGCTAGAATTCCGCCCATGA
- a CDS encoding energy transducer TonB produces MPAQDRFSPGHSNRRLMLALGLSLTAHALALYLVPGPRPMPSKLVDVLKVEFAPAPTSRVEEEAPKPPRLPAVEELQPKPASKTRSGPRPRPSSREPVAHLNPPSPPSGTVPKPALRPSEGEPPPAPPARPPEPARPGPAALAEAAPAEETTPTPPAALAPAELQAQRRDVDTLRGFERRLSALAAEYRHYPRIARLRGWQGTTLILVRVGPQGLVQEVKVAETSGYEVLDRQALEMVRKALSRQPPPPDLRQWYEVTVPIQFRLEERG; encoded by the coding sequence TTGCCAGCACAGGACCGCTTCAGCCCGGGCCACTCGAACCGGCGGCTCATGCTCGCGTTGGGCTTGTCGCTCACCGCTCACGCGCTAGCGCTTTACCTGGTCCCCGGCCCGCGCCCGATGCCCTCCAAGCTCGTCGACGTGCTCAAGGTCGAGTTTGCCCCCGCCCCGACTTCGCGCGTCGAGGAAGAAGCGCCCAAGCCCCCCCGCCTGCCGGCGGTCGAGGAACTCCAACCGAAGCCCGCTTCCAAAACCCGATCCGGGCCCCGGCCGCGGCCCTCGTCCCGAGAGCCTGTCGCGCACTTGAACCCTCCCTCCCCTCCTTCGGGAACGGTTCCCAAGCCTGCCCTCCGCCCCTCCGAAGGCGAACCGCCGCCGGCCCCGCCTGCCCGGCCGCCGGAGCCCGCCAGGCCTGGGCCGGCGGCCCTGGCGGAAGCAGCGCCGGCCGAGGAGACGACACCAACGCCGCCCGCCGCCCTCGCCCCAGCGGAGCTCCAGGCCCAGCGCCGGGACGTGGACACCCTCCGGGGCTTCGAGCGGCGCCTGAGCGCCCTGGCCGCCGAGTACAGGCATTACCCGCGCATTGCCCGGTTGCGCGGCTGGCAGGGCACCACTCTGATTCTCGTGCGCGTCGGCCCCCAGGGCCTGGTCCAGGAAGTGAAGGTGGCGGAAACCAGCGGTTATGAGGTTCTGGACCGTCAGGCGCTGGAGATGGTACGCAAGGCGCTGTCCCGCCAGCCGCCTCCCCCGGACCTTCGGCAGTGGTACGAAGTCACCGTGCCCATCCAGTTCCGCCTGGAGGAACGAGGATAG
- the pqqA gene encoding pyrroloquinoline quinone precursor peptide PqqA, producing the protein MIWTKPEFSEMRFGFEVTMYIANR; encoded by the coding sequence ATGATTTGGACAAAGCCTGAATTCAGCGAGATGCGCTTCGGCTTCGAAGTGACGATGTACATTGCCAATCGCTGA
- a CDS encoding beta-propeller fold lactonase family protein has protein sequence MKHFSRVPAFLFLLLSPLSGMAVPLAYVPNEESGTISVIDTAQDRVIGEIQAGKKPRGLVVSKDGKHLYVSDQPNNSLVIVDLEKRAAVGRIELGESPEGVSISPDGRWVVAAVELSNSVAFIDTATHRKQFSVKVQGKNPEHAVFSPDGKWLYVSAEEAEQVDVIDVARREQVAAIPVGRRPRGIGFLPGGSRAYVACELANEVHVIDVASRQVLAVIKAGNFSNGVAVRPDGKRVYVSNGKDATVSVIDTAENRIVATVPVGKRPWNMAITPDGRKLYVANGRSNSVSVIDTDTHQLLREIQVGERPWGVVIR, from the coding sequence ATGAAACACTTCTCACGCGTCCCCGCTTTTCTCTTTTTGCTCCTCTCGCCCTTGAGCGGCATGGCTGTCCCCTTGGCTTACGTCCCGAACGAGGAGAGCGGCACCATCTCGGTGATCGACACGGCCCAGGACAGGGTGATCGGCGAGATCCAGGCCGGGAAGAAGCCCCGGGGCCTGGTCGTCAGCAAGGACGGCAAGCACCTCTACGTCAGCGACCAGCCCAACAACTCGCTGGTCATCGTCGATCTGGAGAAGCGTGCCGCCGTGGGTCGGATCGAGCTGGGGGAGTCGCCGGAAGGCGTGAGCATCTCTCCCGACGGCCGATGGGTGGTCGCGGCGGTGGAACTGTCGAACAGCGTCGCCTTCATCGATACCGCCACCCACCGGAAACAGTTCAGCGTCAAGGTCCAAGGCAAGAACCCGGAGCATGCGGTCTTCAGCCCCGATGGAAAGTGGTTGTACGTGAGCGCCGAGGAGGCGGAGCAGGTCGATGTGATCGACGTGGCCCGGCGCGAGCAGGTCGCCGCCATCCCCGTGGGCCGGCGGCCGCGGGGCATCGGCTTTCTCCCCGGCGGCAGTCGGGCCTACGTGGCGTGCGAGTTGGCAAACGAGGTCCACGTCATCGACGTGGCGAGCCGCCAGGTGTTGGCCGTGATCAAGGCGGGCAATTTCTCCAATGGCGTGGCGGTGCGTCCGGACGGGAAAAGGGTTTACGTGTCCAATGGCAAGGACGCCACCGTATCGGTGATCGACACCGCCGAAAACCGCATCGTCGCCACGGTGCCGGTGGGCAAGCGTCCTTGGAACATGGCGATCACGCCGGACGGGCGGAAGCTGTACGTGGCCAACGGGCGGTCCAACTCGGTGTCGGTGATCGATACGGACACTCACCAGCTCCTGCGTGAAATTCAGGTGGGAGAGCGGCCGTGGGGCGTGGTGATCCGGTAG
- a CDS encoding cytochrome b, with protein sequence MGRGDPVAAAGAPPAPAAGVGRGSERYHWVAILLHWVIAALIFGQFALGWYMVDLPKGPDRSYFFALHKSLGLTAAMLIALRIAWRLTHPAPVLPAALPAWKIQAAALNHRLLYLCMVLMPLSGYLSSSFTQYPMKFFGLPFPKLGWAHELVNQIFTTIHVTTSYAFIVLIAVHVAAAVQHLLRRDGVFSRMLFP encoded by the coding sequence GTGGGGCGTGGTGATCCGGTAGCGGCGGCGGGCGCACCCCCCGCGCCCGCCGCCGGGGTCGGGCGCGGCAGTGAGCGTTATCACTGGGTCGCGATCCTGCTGCACTGGGTGATCGCCGCCTTGATCTTCGGCCAGTTTGCCCTGGGATGGTACATGGTGGACCTGCCCAAGGGGCCGGACCGCTCCTATTTCTTCGCCCTGCACAAATCCCTGGGCTTGACCGCCGCCATGCTCATCGCGCTGCGCATCGCGTGGCGCTTGACCCACCCGGCTCCCGTCCTGCCGGCCGCTCTCCCGGCGTGGAAGATCCAGGCGGCGGCCCTCAATCACCGTTTGCTCTATCTCTGCATGGTGCTCATGCCGCTCTCCGGCTATCTGTCTTCTTCCTTCACCCAGTATCCGATGAAGTTTTTCGGGCTGCCGTTTCCCAAGCTCGGGTGGGCGCATGAGCTGGTGAACCAAATCTTCACCACCATCCACGTGACCACGTCTTACGCGTTCATCGTCCTGATTGCGGTGCATGTGGCCGCGGCGGTGCAGCACCTGCTGCGCCGGGATGGTGTTTTCAGCCGCATGCTCTTTCCGTAG
- a CDS encoding SirB2 family protein — MAYAWIKHLHVTCVAVSYALFFVRGLWMIRESPLLRRRWVRIVPHVNDTLLLATGVTLSILMHQYPLVAGWVSAKVVALVLYIFLGMYGLKHGETKRDRIVAWLAAQVVFLYIVAVAVTKRTHPAAALL; from the coding sequence ATGGCGTACGCCTGGATCAAGCACCTGCATGTGACCTGCGTGGCAGTGAGCTACGCGCTGTTCTTCGTGCGGGGGCTGTGGATGATCCGCGAATCACCCCTGTTGCGGCGGCGGTGGGTCAGGATCGTCCCCCATGTCAACGACACTCTCCTGCTCGCCACCGGCGTGACGCTTTCGATTCTGATGCACCAGTACCCGCTCGTGGCCGGCTGGGTCAGCGCCAAGGTCGTCGCGCTGGTGCTCTACATCTTCCTCGGGATGTACGGCCTGAAGCACGGGGAAACAAAGCGGGATCGGATCGTCGCCTGGCTTGCCGCCCAGGTCGTATTCCTCTATATCGTGGCGGTGGCGGTGACCAAGCGCACCCATCCGGCCGCCGCGCTGCTGTAA
- a CDS encoding energy transducer TonB codes for MPGLPSRATAAVTPPSYTADYLRNPLPEYPLSARRLGQEGVVLLRVKVDPAGVPAEVHLAKSSGVASLDEAALKAVRGWTFVPARQGQEPVAAWVEVPIRFRLSDAK; via the coding sequence ATGCCGGGCCTGCCGTCTCGCGCGACAGCGGCGGTCACGCCCCCAAGCTATACGGCCGACTATTTGCGCAACCCCCTGCCCGAGTACCCGCTTTCCGCGCGGCGTCTAGGGCAGGAAGGGGTCGTGCTGCTGCGCGTGAAGGTGGACCCCGCGGGCGTCCCGGCCGAGGTTCACTTGGCGAAGAGCTCGGGTGTGGCCTCCTTGGACGAGGCTGCCCTGAAGGCCGTCCGCGGCTGGACCTTCGTTCCCGCCCGCCAAGGGCAGGAACCCGTGGCGGCCTGGGTGGAGGTGCCGATCCGGTTCCGATTGAGCGACGCCAAATGA
- a CDS encoding DegQ family serine endoprotease produces the protein MDFTPRMKKIAAAVALVVAVGAAATAYQERATATASATAGQSVPAAPALMVPDFSALVAKVSDAVVNVQVERKAAPASSRFPQLDEDGPFGEFFRHFGIPVPDFAPPGPVQGLGSGFIISADGYIVTNQHVIDGADKVTVKLNDKREFEAKVVGGDRASDVALLKIDAQDLPTVTIGDSKNLKVGQWVVAIGAPFGLERTATAGIVSALHRNLPGDSYVPFIQTDVAVNPGNSGGPLFDTAGRVVGINSQIYSRSGGYMGVSFAIPTDVAMNVVQQLKTTGKVERGWLGVTMQEVTHDLARSFGLEQPRGALVSQVVPGSPAEKAGVKVGDIIVGYAGQAINDSGDLPPLVAGTKPGEKKTLTVIREGRQRTLEVRVGEFPGQGKVRLAAAEQGDRVRLNLAISDLTPQQRRELGVERGGVLVEDVGPGIAAEAGVQPGDVILQFDGQPVKDAAQLKELVRDLKPGKNVAILVKRDQGTLFLALKVPDQGARG, from the coding sequence ATGGATTTCACTCCCCGAATGAAGAAGATCGCTGCGGCGGTTGCCCTGGTGGTGGCCGTGGGTGCTGCGGCCACGGCGTACCAGGAGCGGGCCACCGCGACCGCCTCGGCGACGGCGGGCCAAAGCGTGCCCGCCGCGCCCGCTTTGATGGTGCCCGACTTCAGCGCCCTCGTGGCGAAGGTGAGCGATGCAGTGGTCAACGTCCAGGTCGAGCGCAAGGCCGCGCCGGCGTCTAGCCGATTTCCCCAGCTCGACGAGGACGGACCCTTCGGCGAATTCTTCAGGCATTTCGGGATTCCGGTTCCCGATTTTGCGCCTCCAGGGCCCGTGCAGGGCCTGGGCTCTGGTTTTATCATTTCGGCCGACGGCTACATCGTGACCAACCAGCACGTCATCGATGGGGCCGACAAGGTCACCGTGAAGCTCAACGACAAGCGCGAGTTCGAGGCCAAAGTGGTCGGCGGCGATAGAGCGAGCGACGTCGCTCTGCTCAAGATCGACGCCCAGGACCTTCCGACGGTGACCATCGGCGATTCCAAGAACCTGAAGGTCGGGCAATGGGTGGTGGCGATTGGCGCGCCGTTCGGGCTAGAGCGTACCGCCACCGCGGGCATCGTCAGCGCGCTGCATCGCAATCTGCCGGGGGACAGCTACGTGCCGTTCATTCAGACCGACGTGGCGGTGAATCCCGGCAATTCGGGGGGGCCCCTGTTCGACACGGCCGGCCGCGTTGTGGGCATCAACTCCCAGATCTACAGCCGTAGCGGAGGCTACATGGGCGTCTCGTTCGCCATCCCGACCGACGTGGCGATGAACGTGGTGCAGCAGCTCAAGACCACCGGCAAGGTGGAGCGAGGCTGGCTGGGCGTCACGATGCAGGAAGTGACCCACGATCTGGCTCGATCGTTCGGCCTGGAGCAACCTCGGGGCGCTCTCGTGTCGCAAGTGGTGCCCGGCAGCCCCGCGGAGAAGGCCGGCGTGAAGGTGGGCGACATCATCGTGGGCTACGCCGGTCAGGCGATCAATGATAGCGGCGATTTGCCGCCGCTGGTGGCGGGCACCAAGCCCGGCGAGAAAAAGACGCTCACCGTCATCCGCGAGGGAAGGCAAAGGACGCTCGAGGTGAGGGTGGGCGAGTTTCCGGGCCAGGGCAAAGTGCGGCTCGCCGCGGCCGAGCAGGGCGACCGCGTTCGGCTCAACCTCGCCATCTCCGATCTGACCCCCCAGCAGCGCCGGGAGCTCGGCGTGGAACGGGGCGGCGTGCTGGTCGAGGATGTGGGGCCCGGCATCGCGGCGGAGGCTGGCGTACAGCCCGGCGACGTCATCCTCCAGTTTGACGGCCAGCCGGTGAAGGACGCGGCCCAGTTGAAAGAACTGGTGCGGGACCTGAAGCCGGGCAAGAACGTCGCGATCCTGGTGAAGCGCGACCAGGGCACGCTGTTCCTGGCGCTTAAGGTGCCCGACCAGGGCGCCCGCGGTTGA
- a CDS encoding response regulator transcription factor, protein MRLLLVEDDPMVGDAVRRGLRLEGFAVDWVQDGRAAELALANGVYALLLLDLGLPRKDGLRLLEELRAAGNDIPTVIITARDAVPDRVKGLDAGADDYVSKPFDLEELVARVRAVLRRRSGRGQPRLIAGGIALDPTTHEVTVRGEAIALSPKEFALLRALMEEPGAVLSREQLEDRLYGWGEEVESNAVEVHIHNLRKKLGPEAIRNVRGVGYKLGDIR, encoded by the coding sequence ATGCGCCTGCTTCTCGTCGAAGACGATCCGATGGTGGGTGATGCCGTGCGCAGGGGGCTGCGCCTGGAGGGGTTCGCCGTCGACTGGGTGCAAGATGGGCGGGCTGCGGAACTTGCGCTGGCCAACGGCGTGTATGCGCTCCTGCTGCTTGATCTGGGATTGCCGCGCAAGGATGGACTCCGGCTGCTTGAGGAGTTGCGCGCGGCGGGCAACGATATTCCCACCGTGATCATCACGGCCCGCGATGCCGTCCCCGACCGGGTGAAGGGGCTGGATGCCGGCGCCGACGACTACGTGAGCAAGCCCTTTGATTTGGAGGAACTGGTGGCGCGGGTGCGCGCCGTGTTACGGCGCCGGAGCGGCCGCGGACAGCCCCGGCTGATCGCGGGCGGCATCGCGCTCGATCCAACGACCCACGAGGTGACGGTCCGCGGCGAAGCCATCGCGCTTTCGCCCAAAGAGTTCGCGCTCCTGCGGGCATTGATGGAGGAGCCCGGCGCGGTGCTTTCCCGCGAACAGCTGGAGGACCGTCTCTACGGTTGGGGCGAGGAGGTGGAGTCCAACGCCGTTGAAGTGCACATCCACAACTTGCGCAAGAAGCTGGGCCCGGAAGCCATTCGCAACGTGCGCGGCGTTGGTTATAAGCTGGGCGATATCAGGTGA
- a CDS encoding sensor histidine kinase, with protein MKSLRARLLAGLLGGLALTLAVAGYAIYRQARAEVNQLLDYQLEQTALSLRHQSLIAIAVGAEVPLEADADLLVQIWDGASGLLYVSDRTREMPIFDQQGFSDASVDGERWRVYVLRFGPRVIQVAQPSATRLRLSAEAALRNIAPFVFLLPVAGIVVWLAVGRGLAPLTRLASDIQRRTPAGLEPLAEADLPDELMPLVRSLNDLLVRLRQALDAQRQFVADAAHELRTPLTAVRLQIQLLDRAPSEAERAEALEALRQGLKRASHLTEQLLLMARLDPEAAVQKEQLDLAALARAVVEEWEPIAHARRIDLGLARAEGVVMEGEAASLRALLGNLVDNAVRYTPEGGRVDVSVYRDQGEPVLRVEDTGPGIAPEERSRVFDRFYRGAGAAGTGTGLGLAIVKRAADRHGARVTLDSGSGGRGLRVTVRFPADLRPGP; from the coding sequence GTGAAGTCGCTGCGCGCGCGGCTACTGGCGGGATTGCTGGGGGGGCTCGCGCTCACGCTGGCCGTGGCCGGCTACGCCATCTACCGCCAGGCTCGCGCTGAAGTCAACCAGCTTCTCGATTACCAGCTCGAGCAGACCGCGCTGAGCCTGCGCCACCAGAGCCTCATCGCCATCGCCGTAGGCGCTGAGGTGCCCTTGGAGGCCGACGCGGACCTGCTGGTGCAGATCTGGGACGGGGCATCCGGCCTGTTGTACGTCTCGGACCGCACGCGCGAGATGCCCATCTTCGACCAGCAGGGGTTCAGCGATGCCAGCGTGGACGGCGAGCGTTGGCGCGTCTACGTGCTACGCTTTGGCCCCCGGGTGATCCAGGTGGCGCAGCCGTCGGCTACGCGCCTGCGGCTGTCGGCCGAGGCGGCGCTGCGCAACATCGCACCCTTCGTGTTCCTGCTGCCGGTGGCGGGGATCGTGGTGTGGCTGGCCGTGGGCCGCGGCTTGGCGCCGCTGACTCGTCTGGCATCCGACATCCAGCGCCGCACCCCTGCCGGCCTCGAGCCGCTGGCGGAGGCGGACCTCCCGGACGAGCTCATGCCCCTGGTCCGGTCGCTGAACGACCTGCTGGTGCGGCTGCGCCAAGCGTTGGACGCCCAGCGCCAGTTCGTGGCCGATGCGGCCCACGAGCTGCGCACGCCGCTCACCGCCGTGCGGCTGCAGATTCAACTCCTGGACAGGGCGCCTTCGGAGGCCGAGCGGGCTGAAGCCCTGGAGGCCCTGCGGCAGGGGCTCAAGCGCGCCTCCCATCTGACCGAGCAGCTGCTTCTCATGGCGCGCCTGGATCCCGAGGCCGCCGTCCAGAAGGAGCAGCTGGATCTGGCGGCGCTGGCTCGCGCCGTGGTGGAGGAGTGGGAGCCGATTGCGCATGCACGGCGCATCGACCTGGGGCTCGCGCGGGCGGAGGGCGTCGTGATGGAAGGCGAGGCGGCGAGCCTGCGGGCGCTGCTGGGAAACTTGGTGGACAACGCGGTGCGCTACACGCCGGAAGGTGGTCGGGTGGACGTGTCCGTGTACCGGGATCAGGGCGAGCCGGTGCTCCGGGTGGAAGATACGGGGCCGGGGATCGCGCCCGAGGAGCGTTCCCGGGTGTTCGACCGGTTCTATCGGGGCGCCGGGGCCGCTGGGACGGGGACCGGCCTGGGGCTTGCCATCGTCAAGCGCGCTGCTGACCGCCATGGGGCCCGCGTGACCTTGGACAGCGGATCTGGCGGGCGGGGACTCCGCGTCACGGTCCGGTTTCCGGCTGACCTTCGGCCTGGCCCTTGA
- a CDS encoding HNH endonuclease, with protein MPDRWLEVEDAITYHAKGMVAWSVGNLVCTYRGGISRVTGVRSELSTRSIIAIKGTDFMPSREREPALTNAALFARDRYLCAYCGQQFRERQLSRDHIIPLSRGGKDRWMNVVTACKACNGKKNNRTPEAARMTLLYAPYVPSRHEHLILQNRRILADQMEYLMARVPKHSRLHS; from the coding sequence ATGCCGGACCGATGGCTGGAGGTGGAAGATGCCATCACCTACCACGCCAAGGGCATGGTCGCGTGGTCGGTGGGCAACCTAGTGTGCACCTACCGCGGCGGCATTTCGCGGGTGACGGGGGTGCGCTCGGAGCTTTCCACCCGGTCCATCATTGCGATCAAAGGCACCGACTTCATGCCCAGCCGGGAACGGGAGCCGGCTTTGACCAACGCGGCCCTGTTTGCCCGCGACCGATACCTTTGTGCGTATTGCGGCCAGCAGTTTCGCGAACGACAGCTTTCGCGCGACCACATCATTCCCCTCTCCCGCGGCGGGAAGGACCGGTGGATGAACGTGGTGACCGCGTGCAAGGCGTGCAACGGCAAGAAGAACAACCGCACCCCCGAGGCGGCGCGCATGACGCTCCTGTATGCGCCGTACGTGCCGAGCCGCCACGAGCACCTGATCCTGCAGAATCGCCGCATCCTCGCCGACCAGATGGAATACCTGATGGCGCGCGTGCCCAAGCACAGCCGGCTCCACTCGTAA